In Bacilli bacterium, a single window of DNA contains:
- a CDS encoding spore germination protein has protein sequence MPAFLGSVKIVVVNAGGIVRTGNAVTLAPASADKTFAGAGSMVQGDFPVSRTFFNATITDDNDVADEDVAKV, from the coding sequence TTGCCGGCATTTTTGGGAAGCGTCAAAATTGTCGTCGTCAACGCGGGGGGAATCGTCCGGACGGGGAACGCCGTCACGCTTGCGCCGGCATCCGCGGACAAGACGTTTGCCGGCGCGGGTTCGATGGTACAAGGCGATTTTCCTGTATCGCGCACCTTTTTCAATGCTACAATTACAGACGACAATGATGTTGCCGACGAGGACGTCGCAAAGGTATAA
- a CDS encoding DRTGG domain-containing protein — MTKHEQLLQYIEGLKVSTKISVRKMAKDMDVSEGTAYRAIKEAESLGLVATKERIGTVRIEKAKRMNIYQLTFADVVHIVDGTVLGGFDGLDKNLNKFVIGAMEQDAMKSYIEADSLLIVGNRNEAHTAALQLGAGVLITGGFGTTQEVIELADKKALPVITCGYDTFTVASMINRAIYDSLIKKKILLVEDILTSRAMVATLKVNHTINDWRALVESTGHSRFPVIDEWNRVIGMLTAKDVVGADGHQTIERFMTRNPLTVNAKTSVTAAAHMMVWEGIELIPVVDANRKLIGVISRRDVLKAIQYIQREPQLGETIEDSIVSGFAEVKNGKNDLLLRGSISPQMVNHLGTASEGILTTLMAKAALAAIKEHKKGDLVMENITIYFVRPVQIDSVIEIHPRMIEVSRKFGKAEITVECDGHVIAKAMLTAQIIEH; from the coding sequence ATGACGAAGCACGAGCAATTATTGCAATATATCGAAGGATTAAAAGTCAGCACAAAAATCTCCGTTCGCAAAATGGCCAAAGACATGGATGTCAGCGAAGGAACGGCATACAGGGCGATCAAGGAAGCGGAAAGCTTAGGGCTTGTGGCGACAAAGGAACGCATCGGCACCGTCCGGATTGAAAAGGCAAAGCGCATGAACATCTATCAGCTGACGTTTGCCGATGTGGTTCATATTGTTGACGGCACGGTGCTGGGCGGTTTTGACGGGCTGGATAAAAATTTGAACAAATTCGTGATCGGCGCGATGGAACAGGACGCGATGAAGTCATACATCGAGGCGGACAGCCTGCTTATTGTCGGCAACCGCAATGAAGCCCATACCGCTGCGCTGCAGTTGGGCGCCGGCGTGCTGATTACCGGCGGGTTTGGCACGACGCAGGAAGTGATTGAACTGGCGGACAAAAAGGCGCTGCCGGTCATTACTTGCGGTTACGATACGTTCACGGTCGCCTCGATGATCAACCGGGCCATCTATGACAGCCTGATCAAAAAGAAGATTTTGCTGGTTGAAGATATTTTGACATCCCGCGCAATGGTCGCCACTTTGAAAGTGAACCATACGATCAACGATTGGCGGGCGTTGGTGGAATCGACCGGCCACAGCCGTTTTCCCGTTATCGATGAGTGGAACCGGGTCATCGGCATGCTGACGGCGAAAGATGTCGTGGGAGCGGACGGGCATCAGACAATCGAGCGGTTTATGACCCGCAATCCGTTAACCGTTAACGCCAAAACGTCCGTCACCGCCGCGGCGCATATGATGGTCTGGGAAGGCATCGAACTCATTCCGGTGGTTGACGCCAACCGCAAATTAATCGGCGTAATCAGCCGGCGGGATGTATTGAAAGCGATCCAGTATATCCAGCGTGAGCCGCAGCTTGGCGAAACGATCGAAGATTCGATCGTAAGCGGATTTGCGGAAGTGAAAAACGGGAAAAACGACTTGCTGTTGCGCGGGTCCATTTCGCCGCAAATGGTCAATCATCTGGGGACCGCGTCGGAAGGAATCCTGACGACGCTCATGGCGAAAGCGGCTCTTGCCGCCATTAAAGAGCACAAAAAGGGCGACCTGGTCATGGAAAATATCACAATCTATTTTGTCCGCCCCGTGCAAATCGACAGTGTGATCGAAATCCACCCCCGCATGATTGAGGTAAGCCGCAAGTTCGGCAAAGCGGAAATAACCGTTGAATGCGACGGCCATGTGATCGCCAAGGCCATGCTGACGGCGCAAATCATTGAGCATTGA
- a CDS encoding YtpI family protein — MEFAMYVIYAVLLLLLGLSVYFSFKYRRQNDTALRGVYNAKMNICLGALLVLLAFIQLFAFALSYVRLGVGVVFFLLGLFNLFSGIRNHMFFSKRLR, encoded by the coding sequence ATGGAATTTGCCATGTACGTTATTTACGCCGTCCTTTTGCTTTTGCTCGGACTGTCCGTCTATTTCAGCTTTAAATATCGGCGGCAAAACGACACCGCATTGCGTGGCGTCTACAATGCCAAAATGAATATATGCCTGGGCGCGTTGCTTGTTTTGCTCGCCTTCATCCAGTTGTTCGCTTTCGCGCTTTCATACGTGCGGCTTGGCGTAGGAGTCGTCTTTTTCCTGCTTGGACTGTTCAATTTATTTTCCGGAATCCGCAACCATATGTTTTTCAGCAAACGGCTTCGCTAA
- a CDS encoding YtrH family sporulation protein, with protein sequence MGNFAAKMTADFCVAFGVVLGSAFMAGIAAVLTVQPPSMYMQTTAEKIKIWAVVAAIGGTIDPFRAIESNFLDGNISPAIKQILHVIIAFTGAHLGTKLIEWICNGGLQH encoded by the coding sequence ATGGGTAACTTCGCCGCAAAAATGACAGCCGACTTTTGTGTCGCTTTTGGCGTCGTGCTGGGATCTGCTTTCATGGCCGGCATCGCCGCTGTACTGACTGTGCAGCCGCCGTCCATGTACATGCAGACGACGGCGGAAAAAATCAAGATTTGGGCCGTCGTCGCCGCAATCGGGGGCACGATCGACCCGTTCAGGGCCATCGAAAGCAACTTCCTTGACGGCAACATATCTCCTGCGATCAAACAAATCTTGCATGTTATCATCGCATTTACCGGCGCCCATCTTGGCACAAAACTCATCGAGTGGATCTGCAACGGAGGCCTCCAGCATTGA